A DNA window from Ctenopharyngodon idella isolate HZGC_01 chromosome 10, HZGC01, whole genome shotgun sequence contains the following coding sequences:
- the LOC127521479 gene encoding class I histocompatibility antigen, F10 alpha chain-like, producing the protein MKFFIFLIFIPLVHSELHTFKTTYTGIRGQTTAGTPEFTAVTTLDGHQIDYYDSDTMKMIPKQDWMEEFATKDTWIEDTEIRKHVQQVYKNNIHVLMERFSQLHGVHTYQRVYGCEWDDETGDSQGFDKYVYDGQDFISLGVKERTYTAHVPQAEPTVKKWNSDEEQLTLLKRYYEHECVYWLTYFLELRKVGFKGRGPTKEYRLVYVMGVLVFCAFILIMKQKRKCRSGKIR; encoded by the exons ATGAAgttcttcattttcttaatCTTCATACCTTTGGTTCATTCAG AGCTGCACACCTTCAAGACCACATACACTGGAATAAGAGGCCAGACGACTGCAGGAACTCCAGAGTTTACTGCTGTAACTACACTGGATGGACATCAGATCGATTATTATGACAGTGACACAATGAAGATGATTCCCAAACAGGACTGGATGGAGGAGTTTGCAACTAAAGACACGTGGATAGAAGACACTGAGATCAGAAAACATGTGCAGCAGGTGTACAAAAACAACATTCACGTTCTAATGGAGAGATTCAGTCAGTTACATG GTGTTCATACATATCAGAGAGTGTATGGATGTGAGTGGGATGATGAGACTGGAGACTCTCAAGGGTTTGAtaagtacgtttatgatggacaGGATTTCATCTCACTGGGTGTGAAGGAGCGAACATACACTGCACATGTACCACAGGCAGAGCCCACAGTGAAGAAGTGGAATAGTGATGAAGAACAGCTTACACTTCTGAAACGATACTACGAACATGAGTGTGTTTACTGGCTGACATATTTCTTGGAGTTAAGGAAAGTGGGTTTCAAGGGAAGAG gaCCTACAAAAGAATACAGACTGGTGTATGTGATGGGAGTACTGGTTTTTTGTGCTTTCATACTAATAATGAAGCAA